In Marinimicrobium koreense, a single genomic region encodes these proteins:
- the rpiA gene encoding ribose-5-phosphate isomerase RpiA, producing MTQDELKKAVGQAAVDYIAPKLQRDSIIGVGTGSTANCFIDALGKLKDDFEGAVASSDASAERLQKLGITVYDLNEVSELLVYVDGADESNAQLELIKGGGAALTREKIVTAVSREFVCIADESKWVDVLGAFPLPVEVIPMARSYVARELVKLGGDPVYRTGVVTDNGNVILDVHHLEIMEPKKLEAEINQIAGVVTNGLFARRGADVLLLGTAEGVKTIKPKY from the coding sequence ATGACCCAGGACGAACTCAAGAAGGCAGTCGGCCAGGCAGCCGTCGACTACATCGCCCCGAAACTCCAGCGCGACAGCATCATCGGCGTGGGCACCGGCTCCACCGCCAATTGCTTTATCGACGCTCTCGGTAAGCTCAAAGACGATTTCGAGGGCGCCGTGGCCAGCTCGGATGCCTCGGCGGAGCGTCTGCAGAAGCTGGGCATCACGGTGTATGACCTGAATGAGGTCAGCGAGCTGCTGGTGTACGTTGATGGCGCCGATGAGAGCAACGCCCAGTTGGAGCTGATCAAGGGCGGTGGCGCGGCGCTGACCCGGGAGAAGATCGTCACGGCGGTATCCCGGGAGTTTGTCTGTATCGCTGATGAGAGCAAGTGGGTGGATGTGCTGGGTGCTTTCCCGCTACCGGTGGAGGTGATTCCGATGGCGCGCTCTTATGTGGCGCGCGAGTTGGTGAAGCTGGGCGGTGATCCGGTGTATCGCACGGGTGTGGTGACGGATAACGGGAATGTGATTTTGGATGTGCATCACCTGGAGATTATGGAGCCGAAGAAGCTGGAGGCGGAGATCAACCAGATCGCCGGGGTGGTCACCAACGGCCTGTTCGCCCGACGCGGCGCCGATGTGTTGCTGCTGGGCACCGCTGAGGGTGTGAAGACCATCAAGCCCAAGTATTAA
- a CDS encoding response regulator: protein MPNSDRHHSLSGSQCYTLAMADILWVEDQSHWIEKFQPVLEATNFDGRPTRVQVFRFAEAACQHIKQSGAGQAPDIALLDAQINGRDSAGASVSRALQRKWPDVPQVYLSEYSGTDIEQSAFEQGGIQDFIAKHQRNIEAVLCWRIKAALRQREAPTTEQLTSGPLTLDKLTWEVFWHGHKLMNPNNPRRPLGPTPRKILRYLVEASPRPVSTLQMAEALEADPERFSYANYRQHIKTLRHAVQQAQPERDFMALCQQGEGIVTFGDLGAYCWKPVQSE from the coding sequence TTGCCCAACAGTGACCGCCATCACAGCCTTTCTGGCAGCCAATGCTACACTTTGGCCATGGCAGACATACTCTGGGTTGAAGATCAGTCCCACTGGATCGAGAAGTTCCAGCCGGTGCTCGAGGCCACCAATTTTGATGGCCGGCCCACCCGTGTGCAGGTATTCCGGTTTGCCGAAGCGGCCTGTCAGCACATCAAGCAGAGCGGCGCCGGCCAGGCACCGGATATTGCCTTGCTGGACGCTCAGATAAACGGCCGGGACAGCGCCGGCGCCTCGGTATCCCGGGCACTGCAGCGCAAATGGCCCGACGTCCCCCAGGTCTATCTGTCCGAGTACAGCGGCACGGATATTGAGCAGAGCGCGTTCGAGCAGGGAGGCATTCAGGACTTTATCGCCAAGCATCAACGCAATATCGAAGCGGTCTTGTGCTGGCGCATCAAGGCCGCCTTGCGCCAGCGCGAAGCACCTACAACCGAACAGCTCACCAGCGGGCCCCTGACCCTGGATAAGCTCACCTGGGAAGTCTTCTGGCACGGCCACAAGCTGATGAACCCCAACAATCCCCGCCGCCCTCTGGGCCCGACGCCCCGGAAAATTCTGCGCTACCTGGTGGAGGCTTCCCCCCGGCCGGTATCCACCCTGCAGATGGCCGAGGCATTGGAAGCCGACCCGGAGCGGTTTTCCTACGCCAATTACCGCCAGCACATCAAAACCCTGCGCCACGCCGTTCAACAGGCCCAGCCAGAGCGGGACTTCATGGCCCTGTGTCAGCAAGGCGAAGGGATCGTCACTTTTGGGGACCTGGGTGCCTATTGCTGGAAGCCGGTCCAATCAGAGTAA
- the rho gene encoding transcription termination factor Rho, which translates to MNLTDLKTKPIEELIDIAREMGLESMARSRKQDIIFNILKRHAKSGEDIYGDGVLEILQDGFGFLRSADSSYLAGPDDIYVSPSQIRRFNLRTGDTIAGKIRPPKEGERYFALLKVNEINFDKPESSKHKILFENLTPLFPDERLRLEAGNGSTEDLTPRIIDLISPIGKGQRGLIVAPPKAGKTLMMQNIAQAITRNNPECHLIVLLIDERPEEVTEMQRSVRGEVVASTFDEPPARHVQVADMVIERAKRLVEHKKDVIILLDSITRLARAYNTVIPSSGKVLTGGVDAHALERPKRFFGAARNIEEGGSLTIIATALVDTGSKMDEVIYEEFKGTGNLELHLDRKIAEKRIYPAINVRRSGTRREDLLMKEDEMQRAWILRRLLHDMEDVAATEFLVDKLKDFKTNDEFFLSMKRK; encoded by the coding sequence ATGAATTTAACCGACCTGAAAACCAAACCCATCGAAGAACTGATCGACATCGCGCGGGAAATGGGGCTGGAAAGCATGGCCCGTTCGCGCAAGCAGGACATCATCTTCAATATCCTGAAGCGCCACGCCAAAAGCGGTGAAGACATCTACGGCGACGGCGTCCTGGAAATCCTGCAGGATGGCTTTGGCTTTTTGCGCTCGGCCGACAGCTCTTACCTGGCCGGGCCGGACGACATCTATGTCTCCCCCAGCCAGATTCGCCGCTTCAACCTACGCACCGGCGACACCATTGCGGGCAAGATCCGGCCCCCGAAGGAAGGCGAACGCTACTTCGCCCTACTCAAGGTCAACGAGATCAACTTTGACAAGCCCGAAAGCTCCAAACACAAAATCCTGTTTGAAAACCTCACCCCCCTGTTCCCCGATGAGCGCCTGCGCCTGGAAGCCGGTAACGGCTCCACCGAAGATCTGACTCCGCGCATTATCGATCTGATTTCTCCCATCGGCAAAGGCCAGCGCGGCCTGATCGTGGCACCGCCGAAAGCCGGTAAGACCCTGATGATGCAGAACATTGCCCAGGCGATTACCCGCAACAACCCCGAGTGCCACCTGATCGTTCTGCTGATTGACGAGCGTCCGGAAGAAGTGACCGAGATGCAGCGCTCGGTGCGCGGCGAAGTGGTCGCCTCCACCTTTGACGAGCCGCCGGCCCGTCACGTGCAGGTCGCCGACATGGTGATCGAGCGGGCCAAGCGCCTGGTGGAACACAAGAAAGACGTGATCATTCTGCTCGACTCCATCACCCGCCTCGCCCGCGCTTACAACACCGTGATTCCCTCCTCCGGTAAAGTGCTGACCGGTGGTGTGGACGCCCACGCTCTGGAGCGTCCCAAGCGTTTCTTCGGTGCGGCCCGGAATATTGAAGAGGGCGGCAGCCTGACCATCATCGCCACCGCGCTGGTCGACACCGGCTCGAAGATGGACGAAGTGATTTACGAGGAATTCAAAGGCACCGGCAACCTGGAACTGCACCTTGATCGGAAAATCGCCGAGAAGCGTATTTACCCGGCAATCAATGTACGTCGCTCCGGCACCCGTCGCGAAGATCTGTTGATGAAGGAAGATGAAATGCAGCGCGCCTGGATTCTGCGCCGCCTGCTGCACGACATGGAAGACGTGGCCGCGACCGAGTTCCTGGTGGACAAGCTGAAGGACTTCAAGACCAATGATGAGTTCTTCCTGTCCATGAAGCGGAAGTAA
- a CDS encoding methyl-accepting chemotaxis protein, which produces MNWIKRSMQTRLMAVVGLGLGGLLVTAVIAISQLNQRLDRYNELITVNIAQERAINQMNFDFKVQVQEWKNVLLRGYDDSRRVRYWNQFEEQHNIIQDEGQALLSQMEPGTVRQEVADFLDAHQTLFREYRAGFEAFSANNYDPTVGDNAVSGIDREPSRLLNDAAEHISTTVSTLTREVEQGSAQVSFWSQVAIASVALLVVVLLWWTLRAAFLRPLKVLMDHIQEMAQGDFTGKVRIQRADELGQLSDNLTRLQSEMGGVIGSVKDSALKLNRASEHINLNADEITRLTGDTEQSTDQVATAVNEMSSTVQEVANNASGAAEAANQADEGARRGRSVMESTLDSINHLSNDVNSVAEAMRQLEGETNRIGSVLEVIQNVAEQTNLLALNAAIEAARAGEQGRGFAVVADEVRTLARRTQDSTREIAEIIDAVQAGAANAMSAMAASQEQAQNTVASAGEAGEAIAEITRAVASISEMNAQIATAAEEQSYAAEEINKNIERVVELVQGAHQSAQGSTKTARDLNELSRHLSTQIAHFRV; this is translated from the coding sequence ATGAACTGGATCAAGCGCAGTATGCAGACTCGGCTGATGGCCGTGGTGGGGCTCGGGTTGGGGGGCTTGCTAGTGACGGCAGTGATCGCCATCAGCCAGTTGAACCAGCGGCTGGACCGCTACAACGAACTGATTACCGTCAACATCGCCCAGGAACGAGCCATCAACCAGATGAACTTCGACTTTAAAGTCCAGGTTCAGGAATGGAAAAACGTCCTCCTGCGTGGCTACGACGACAGCCGGCGCGTCCGGTACTGGAACCAGTTCGAAGAACAGCACAACATCATCCAGGACGAAGGGCAGGCACTGCTCAGCCAAATGGAACCGGGCACCGTGCGCCAGGAAGTGGCCGACTTTCTCGACGCCCACCAGACACTGTTCCGCGAATACCGCGCCGGCTTTGAAGCCTTCAGCGCCAACAACTACGACCCGACAGTGGGCGATAACGCCGTCTCCGGCATCGACCGGGAGCCCAGTCGGCTGCTGAACGACGCTGCAGAACACATCAGCACCACCGTCTCCACCCTCACCCGCGAGGTCGAACAGGGCAGCGCCCAGGTCAGCTTCTGGTCGCAAGTGGCCATTGCGAGCGTCGCCCTGCTGGTGGTGGTGTTGCTGTGGTGGACGCTGCGGGCCGCCTTCCTGCGCCCCCTCAAAGTCCTGATGGACCATATTCAGGAAATGGCCCAGGGGGATTTCACCGGCAAGGTGCGTATTCAGCGGGCCGATGAACTGGGACAACTGAGCGACAACCTGACCCGGTTACAATCGGAGATGGGCGGTGTCATCGGTTCGGTAAAAGACTCGGCGCTCAAACTCAACCGCGCCTCCGAGCACATCAACCTGAACGCCGATGAAATCACCCGGCTGACCGGCGATACCGAACAGTCCACCGATCAGGTGGCCACGGCGGTCAACGAGATGTCATCCACGGTGCAGGAGGTGGCCAACAACGCCTCCGGGGCCGCCGAGGCGGCCAATCAGGCCGATGAGGGAGCGCGACGTGGGCGCTCGGTGATGGAGTCCACGCTGGATTCGATCAATCATCTGTCCAACGATGTGAATTCCGTGGCCGAGGCCATGCGTCAGCTCGAGGGTGAAACCAACCGGATTGGCAGTGTGCTCGAAGTGATTCAGAACGTCGCCGAGCAGACCAACCTCTTGGCCCTCAATGCCGCCATTGAGGCGGCTCGGGCCGGTGAGCAGGGGCGCGGCTTTGCGGTGGTGGCCGATGAGGTGCGCACTCTCGCCCGTCGGACCCAGGACTCCACCCGGGAGATCGCGGAAATCATCGATGCGGTGCAGGCCGGCGCCGCCAACGCCATGTCCGCCATGGCGGCCAGCCAGGAACAGGCCCAGAATACCGTGGCCAGTGCCGGTGAGGCCGGTGAGGCGATTGCCGAAATTACCCGGGCCGTGGCCAGCATCAGTGAGATGAATGCCCAGATCGCCACGGCGGCCGAGGAGCAGAGCTACGCCGCCGAGGAGATCAACAAGAACATTGAGCGGGTGGTGGAGCTGGTTCAGGGCGCCCACCAGAGCGCCCAGGGGTCCACCAAAACCGCGCGGGATCTCAATGAGCTGTCGCGGCATCTTTCCACTCAGATCGCGCATTTCCGGGTGTAG
- the ubiD gene encoding 4-hydroxy-3-polyprenylbenzoate decarboxylase, which produces MKYRDLRDFIHLLEQRGELKRITAEVDPYLEITEICDRTLRAGGPALLFENPKGYDIPLLGNLFGTPERVALGMGEDSVEALQEVGKLLAFLKEPEPPKGFKDAWEKLPIFKQVLNMGPKVVRKAPCQEVVLEGDAVDLDRLPIQTCWPGDAGPLVTWPLVITRGPEKERQNLGIYRMQKIGKNRLIMRWLAHRGGALDFRDWQKAHPGEPFPVSIALGADPATILGAVTPVPDTLSEYGFAGLLRGDKTEVVKSQTNDLQVPASAEFILEGYLAPDDMADEGPFGDHTGYYNEVDRFPVFTVERITHRKDPIYHSTYTGRPPDEPAILGVALNEVFVPILRKQFPEIVDFYLPPEGCSYRMAVVTMKKQYPGHAKRVMMGVWSFLRQFMYTKFVIVVDDDVNARDWKDVIWAITTRMDPSRDTVLVDNTPIDYLDFASPVSGLGSKMGLDATNKWPGETDREWGSPIVQDPEIKQRVDALWDELGIDS; this is translated from the coding sequence ATGAAATACCGCGACCTCCGAGACTTCATCCACCTGCTCGAACAACGCGGCGAACTCAAACGCATCACCGCCGAAGTCGATCCCTACCTGGAAATCACGGAAATCTGCGACCGCACCCTGCGTGCCGGTGGCCCGGCCCTGCTGTTTGAAAACCCCAAGGGCTACGATATTCCGCTGCTGGGTAACCTGTTCGGCACCCCTGAACGGGTGGCACTGGGCATGGGTGAAGATTCCGTGGAAGCCCTGCAGGAAGTGGGCAAGCTACTCGCTTTCTTGAAAGAGCCCGAGCCCCCCAAAGGCTTCAAAGACGCCTGGGAGAAACTGCCGATTTTCAAACAGGTCCTGAACATGGGCCCGAAAGTCGTGCGCAAGGCGCCCTGTCAGGAAGTGGTGCTGGAAGGCGACGCAGTGGATCTGGACAGGCTCCCCATTCAGACCTGCTGGCCCGGCGATGCCGGCCCGCTGGTCACCTGGCCGCTGGTGATTACCCGGGGCCCGGAAAAAGAGCGACAGAACCTGGGCATCTACCGGATGCAGAAGATCGGCAAGAATCGGTTGATCATGCGCTGGCTCGCCCACCGCGGCGGCGCTCTGGATTTTCGGGACTGGCAGAAAGCCCACCCGGGTGAGCCCTTCCCGGTCTCCATCGCGCTGGGCGCGGACCCGGCCACCATTCTTGGCGCGGTCACACCAGTACCAGACACTTTGTCCGAGTACGGGTTCGCCGGATTGTTGCGGGGCGATAAAACCGAAGTGGTGAAAAGCCAGACCAACGACCTTCAGGTGCCCGCCTCCGCCGAATTCATTCTGGAAGGCTATCTCGCCCCGGACGATATGGCCGATGAGGGGCCGTTTGGGGATCACACCGGTTACTACAACGAAGTGGATCGCTTCCCGGTCTTTACCGTGGAGCGCATCACCCACCGCAAAGATCCGATTTATCACAGTACCTACACCGGCCGCCCGCCGGATGAACCGGCCATTCTCGGCGTGGCACTGAACGAGGTGTTCGTGCCGATTCTGCGCAAGCAGTTCCCGGAAATTGTGGACTTCTATCTGCCGCCGGAAGGTTGCTCCTACCGCATGGCGGTGGTGACCATGAAGAAACAGTACCCCGGTCACGCCAAGCGGGTGATGATGGGCGTCTGGTCCTTCCTGCGTCAGTTCATGTACACCAAGTTTGTGATTGTGGTGGATGATGATGTGAATGCCCGGGACTGGAAGGATGTCATCTGGGCAATCACCACCCGCATGGATCCGAGTCGGGATACGGTGCTGGTGGATAACACCCCCATTGATTACCTGGACTTCGCCTCGCCGGTATCCGGGTTGGGTTCGAAGATGGGGCTGGATGCCACCAACAAGTGGCCCGGTGAAACTGATCGCGAATGGGGCAGTCCTATTGTGCAGGACCCCGAAATCAAACAACGCGTGGATGCGTTGTGGGATGAGTTGGGGATAGATTCGTAG
- the trxA gene encoding thioredoxin TrxA has product MSSDAIVHVTDESFDAEVLKSDKPVLVDFWAAWCGPCKMIAPILDELAGTHGDKIKITKMDVDANKEVPGKFNIRGIPTLIIFKNGEPDSTKVGALSKQQLVEFIEGAL; this is encoded by the coding sequence ATGAGTAGCGACGCTATTGTGCACGTCACTGACGAGAGCTTCGACGCCGAAGTTCTGAAGTCCGACAAGCCCGTTCTGGTGGATTTCTGGGCAGCCTGGTGCGGTCCCTGCAAAATGATCGCTCCGATCCTGGACGAGCTGGCCGGCACCCACGGTGACAAGATCAAGATCACCAAGATGGATGTGGACGCCAACAAAGAAGTCCCGGGCAAGTTCAACATCCGTGGTATTCCGACGCTGATCATCTTCAAGAACGGCGAGCCGGACTCTACCAAGGTGGGCGCACTGTCCAAGCAGCAGCTGGTCGAGTTTATCGAAGGCGCTCTGTAA
- a CDS encoding ThuA domain-containing protein produces the protein MLKKYLFTAACVLGLLFTFTSVQAQSIPQFKVLMFTKTDGFHHKSVNEGVAAIRKMAEKHEFAVDWHEDAKLINDENLEQYDVVLFLLTTGNILNEEQQGAMERFIQSGKGFVGIHSASDTEYDWDWYTKMVGRTFHIHPRNQTAELEVLDRKFPGLERMPDKFWWTDEFYEFGTERIDTLNYILSVDGDSYDPYAKWGEKESQDMDFRPMAWYHEYDGGRAFYTALGHIPATYGDRLFLEHIYGGLMWAATGKGLKK, from the coding sequence ATGCTCAAGAAGTATCTGTTTACCGCCGCCTGCGTACTCGGTCTGCTGTTTACCTTTACCAGCGTCCAGGCCCAGTCCATCCCGCAATTCAAAGTCCTGATGTTCACCAAGACGGACGGGTTTCATCACAAATCCGTGAATGAAGGCGTGGCCGCCATTCGCAAAATGGCCGAAAAGCACGAGTTCGCCGTTGACTGGCACGAAGATGCCAAGCTGATCAACGACGAGAATCTGGAACAATACGACGTCGTCCTGTTTTTGCTCACCACCGGCAATATCCTGAACGAAGAGCAACAGGGAGCCATGGAGCGCTTCATCCAGTCCGGCAAAGGCTTCGTGGGTATCCACAGCGCCTCGGACACCGAATACGACTGGGACTGGTACACCAAGATGGTGGGCCGCACGTTCCACATTCACCCCCGCAACCAGACCGCTGAGCTCGAAGTACTGGATCGCAAATTCCCGGGTCTGGAGCGCATGCCCGACAAGTTCTGGTGGACCGATGAGTTCTATGAGTTCGGCACCGAGCGCATCGATACGCTGAACTACATTCTGTCCGTGGATGGCGATAGCTATGACCCTTACGCCAAGTGGGGCGAGAAGGAAAGCCAGGACATGGATTTCCGGCCCATGGCCTGGTACCACGAGTATGATGGCGGCCGCGCCTTCTACACCGCCCTGGGGCATATTCCCGCCACCTATGGAGACCGACTGTTTCTGGAGCATATCTATGGCGGCCTGATGTGGGCGGCCACGGGTAAAGGTCTCAAGAAGTAG
- a CDS encoding sensor histidine kinase → MADPDNTALNTTSHPPSVRPRRLAFPWLSSLAGLALGAYLLAAGEPQLLRELGLMPEGYRLHPLLQELEIKLAALLIFALLILRDVFHHSRRLRAFDRDIERLRTELNQVWQSKKQLQLKAHTYAGHADKLKLFISEKLLEYIEYDEKFLHFKSIAAEVRHNGVICFDKVQTALQSHLEQDQYPDEETHGRDRDAFEAMRYLWDLLDLSTTDNIALHIGNQLCECEEHYYQRLLNDDASEAVPHRPDYRPRRATLKALAPLLQESPSRLEALDEGSTERLVLDDDPQFRAYLDPTDSLLGNENHFVLMLENLLKNAQFFARKKAKSKYNRVALTLGQLGARVELAVYNRGPHIEPDAMEQIFQLGYSTRRAREHHGKGLGLFFVQEIVKGYEGRVKVENVENRPAYYSLRIALADGQLTTEVIEVTLNEDGQPQCRRAQTLSAPSEPGAATLEWDFDQAITRVELTPTGSQDTLALELDPSGGRETRLDPQNPATPRWALEVQPRRKGGKLTFTPLDVAGVCFRVLLPTAASRVEGDDEDLDALAPRVEDLNRPFEALEEYRD, encoded by the coding sequence GTGGCCGACCCCGACAATACTGCCCTCAACACCACCTCCCACCCTCCGTCGGTACGCCCGCGCCGGCTGGCCTTTCCCTGGCTGAGCAGCCTGGCCGGGTTGGCGCTGGGCGCCTACCTGCTGGCGGCGGGCGAGCCCCAGCTGTTGCGCGAACTGGGCCTGATGCCCGAGGGCTACCGTCTGCACCCACTGCTCCAGGAGCTGGAGATCAAACTGGCGGCGCTGCTGATCTTTGCCTTGCTGATCCTGCGCGACGTATTCCATCACAGCCGGCGCCTACGCGCCTTTGACCGGGATATCGAGCGCTTGCGCACCGAGCTGAACCAGGTCTGGCAGAGCAAGAAACAACTGCAACTCAAAGCCCACACCTATGCCGGTCACGCCGACAAACTGAAACTGTTTATCAGCGAGAAGCTGCTGGAATATATCGAGTACGACGAGAAGTTTCTGCACTTCAAAAGCATCGCCGCCGAAGTGCGTCACAACGGAGTCATCTGCTTTGACAAGGTGCAGACCGCCTTACAGAGCCACCTGGAACAGGATCAGTATCCGGACGAGGAGACTCATGGCCGAGACCGCGACGCCTTCGAAGCGATGCGCTATCTGTGGGACCTGCTGGACCTGTCCACCACGGACAACATTGCCCTGCACATCGGCAACCAGCTGTGCGAGTGTGAGGAGCACTACTACCAGCGCCTGCTGAACGATGACGCCTCCGAAGCCGTACCCCATCGCCCGGATTACCGGCCGAGGCGGGCCACACTGAAGGCGCTCGCGCCCCTGCTGCAGGAATCACCGAGCCGGCTCGAAGCCCTGGATGAGGGCTCAACCGAGCGGTTGGTACTGGACGACGACCCCCAGTTTCGTGCCTATCTGGACCCGACCGACAGCCTGCTCGGCAACGAAAACCACTTTGTCCTGATGCTGGAAAACCTGCTGAAAAACGCCCAGTTCTTTGCCCGTAAAAAGGCCAAATCCAAATACAACCGGGTGGCGCTCACCCTCGGCCAGTTGGGCGCTCGGGTCGAGCTCGCGGTGTACAACCGGGGCCCCCACATCGAGCCCGACGCCATGGAGCAGATTTTTCAGCTCGGCTACTCCACCCGCCGCGCCCGGGAGCACCACGGCAAGGGGCTCGGATTGTTCTTTGTCCAGGAGATCGTCAAAGGCTATGAAGGTCGGGTAAAGGTCGAGAACGTTGAAAACCGACCCGCCTATTATTCCCTGCGCATTGCCCTGGCCGACGGCCAGCTGACCACCGAAGTGATTGAAGTCACCCTGAACGAAGACGGCCAGCCTCAGTGTCGGCGGGCCCAGACCCTCAGCGCCCCCTCCGAGCCGGGAGCGGCAACGCTGGAATGGGATTTCGACCAGGCCATCACCCGCGTGGAGCTGACCCCGACGGGCAGTCAGGACACCCTCGCCCTCGAGCTGGACCCCTCCGGCGGCCGGGAGACCCGGCTGGACCCTCAAAACCCGGCCACCCCCCGCTGGGCCTTGGAGGTGCAGCCCCGGCGCAAAGGCGGCAAGCTCACCTTTACGCCGCTGGATGTCGCCGGGGTGTGCTTCCGGGTGCTATTGCCCACCGCCGCCTCGAGGGTCGAGGGGGACGATGAGGACCTGGACGCTCTGGCACCCCGGGTTGAGGACCTGAACCGCCCCTTCGAGGCTCTTGAGGAGTACCGGGACTGA
- a CDS encoding vWA domain-containing protein, whose product MKRTTKTTMNRYSGWLRRGVVLAALLSVLGVISACSDTQRTDNRAVYLLLDTSGTYTEELDKAQSLIAYLLGSLDSGDSMAVALIDGGSFTEKNIVAKVTFDDRPSVANGQKRAFKETLDEVLGGIERGAANTDITGGVIQGHDYLTETGAGQRYLFVFSDLEEDLQEGQIRDFPIDMSGVEVVALNVTKLRRDNIDPRDYAKRLEHWQGRVESGGGQWRVINDLERLGEMIQWR is encoded by the coding sequence ATGAAGCGTACGACGAAGACAACCATGAACCGTTATTCCGGTTGGCTCCGGCGCGGCGTTGTCCTGGCCGCGCTGCTAAGTGTGCTGGGAGTGATCAGCGCCTGCAGCGACACCCAGCGAACAGACAACCGCGCCGTGTACCTGCTGCTGGATACCTCCGGGACCTACACCGAGGAGCTGGACAAAGCCCAGTCATTGATTGCCTATCTGCTGGGTAGTCTGGACAGCGGCGATTCCATGGCGGTGGCCCTGATTGACGGCGGCAGCTTTACCGAGAAAAACATCGTTGCCAAAGTCACTTTTGACGATCGTCCGAGTGTGGCCAATGGCCAGAAGCGGGCCTTCAAGGAAACCCTGGATGAGGTGTTGGGGGGTATCGAGCGAGGTGCCGCCAATACCGACATCACCGGCGGGGTGATTCAGGGTCACGACTATCTGACTGAAACCGGCGCCGGGCAGCGCTACCTGTTCGTGTTCTCCGATCTGGAGGAAGACCTTCAGGAAGGGCAGATTCGGGACTTCCCCATCGACATGTCCGGGGTGGAAGTGGTTGCCCTGAATGTCACCAAACTGCGCCGGGACAACATCGACCCGCGGGACTACGCCAAGCGCCTGGAGCACTGGCAGGGCCGGGTGGAATCCGGCGGCGGCCAGTGGCGGGTGATCAATGACCTTGAGCGGCTGGGCGAAATGATTCAGTGGCGTTAG